CATCCAAATAGGGTATGGGGCCTTCGCCAAGATTTATGGCATCCACGATATGGTCGTTAATCGGCTGAGCTATTATTGTTACACTTCCCAGCGTAATACTAATAGTTAAAAGGAATAAGAGTAATGGTGTAATACATGTTTTCATGATTGGATTATTTAAAATTTACACCACGAAACTAGAGGAGATGTCCATTTTTAAAATAAGCCAATTGACGATTGGTTGGTTTGAATTGATAATTTACAAGCATGTTAACTTCTTAAACCAAAAAAAAACCGATTAAGATTAACGAAATCGGTTTTTTTCTAAAAATGATTTATTGTTTTTCCAGCCACTTTCTGGCATTGACAAACGCTTCCAACCAAGGAGAAACTTCGTCGTTCCGATCTTTGGGATAATGCGGCCAGTTCCATGGGAAGGTAGAGCGCTCCAAATGCGGCATCATCACCAAATGACGTCCCGTAGCATCGCACATCATGGCAGTATTAAAATCACTTCCGTTAGGATTTGCAGGGAACGCATTGTAGCCGTATTTTCCAACAATATGATAGTTTTCTTCGCTTAGTGGGAAACTAAATTTTCCTTCTCCGTGCGCTGCCCAAATCCCCAAAGTACTTCCTTCCAGAGAAGATAGCATCACCGAGTTGTTTTTCTGAATTTTTACCGAAGTAAAATGACACTCAAACTTTCCGGTTTCGTTGTGTAGCATTTTTGGCTTTTGTTCGTGCTCCGGTGTTAATAACTCCAATTCCACAAAGAGCTGGCACCCGTTACAAACCCCTAAGGAAAGGGTGTCTTCCTTGGCAAAGAAATTTTTCAACGCCTTGTTCGCCTTTTCATTATACAAAAAGGCTCCGGCCCATCCCTTGGCACTTCCCAACACATCGCTGTTGGAAAAACCCCCTACTGTTGCTATAAATTTGATGTCTTCAAGAGTTTCACGACCCTCAATTAAATCGGTCATATGAACGTCCTTTACATCAAATCCGGCCAAATACATAGCATTGGCCATCTCGCGTTCACTATTGCTTCCTTTTTCACGAATAATTGCAGCTTTCGGACGTTGGACGCTGAGCGGAGCCGAAGCGTCATTTTGGTTTCGCTCAATGACAGGTAGTTTTCCGGTGAAAACCTCTGGAAAAGTATATTGAAGCGGCTGATTTTTATAGTTGCTGAAACGCTCCTTTGCCTTTTGTTCTCCGCTTTGTTTTTTATCCAGTAAATAGGAAGTTGTATACCAAACATCCCGAAGCTCAGGAATGCTGAAACTTAGATCTTGTTGCAAATGCTTCAGCTGAAGGGTTTCAGATTCCGTTACTGTTCCAATTTTTACAAAGGCTATATTTTTTTCTGAAAGAGATGCTTCAACAGTAGCATCTTCCGAAGCCTGAATCACAACAGCACAATTTTCAGAAAATAAAACTTTTATCAAATCTTCTTCTCCTAATGCCGAAAGATTGAGATTGGCTCCTAAATTCTTGTCTGCAAAGCACATTTCTAACAATGTGGTTATTAATCCTCCCGATGCAACATCATGACCTGCTAGGATGTGCTCTTTGGTAATTAAATGTTGCAGGGTATTAAAAACCGTTTTTACATAGGCAGCACTTTTTACAGTTGGAACATCACTGCCCACAGCATTTAGTACTTGTCCGAACGACGAACCACCCAGTTTAAAATCGTCCTGTGAAATATTGATATAGTAAATACTGCCGCCGTTTTTCTGAAGTACGGGCTCCACCACTTTTTTAATATCGTTGCAATGTCCTGCCGCCGAAATAATTACGGTTCCCGGGGAAATTACTTCCTCATTTTTGTATTTCTGCTTCATAGAAAGGGAGTCCTTTCCCGTGGGAACATTAATGCCTAAGTCAATGGCAAAATCGCTCACACCTTTTACGGCTTCATACAAACGGGCATCTTCACCTTCGTTATTACAGGGCCACATCCAGTTTGCCGAAAGCGAAACGCTCTTCAATCCTTTTTCTAAAGGAGCCCAAACAATATTGGTTAAGGCTTCGGTAATCGAATTTCTGGAACCTGCCACAGGATCGACCAATGCACTAATTGGTGAATGTCCAATGGAGGTAGCAACACCTTCCTTTCCTTTATAATCCAACGCCATTACCCCGCAGTTGTTCAACGGTAATTGCAACGTACCGGCACATTGTTGTTTGGCAACACGGCCTGTCACACACCGGTCCACCTTGTTGGTAAGCCAGTCTTTGCAAGCAACTGCTTCCAATTGCAGTACTTGTGTGAGATAGTATTTTAATTGCCCGATGTCATACCTGGCGTTATGGTAATTTCTGGTGATTGTGCTGTCTTTCAAAATTGTTTTCGGGGAGCTTCCAAACATATCTTCTAAAGCAAAATCCATAGGTTTGGCTCCTGTTGTGCTACTTTCGAAGCAAAAACGATTGTCTCCGGTTACATCACCTACCTCGTACATGGGAGAACGTTCGCGGTCTGCAACACGTCTTAATTTGTCTATGTTTTCACTGCCAATCACCAATCCCATACGCTCCTGAGACTCGTTGCCAATAATTTCTTTGGCTGAAAGGGTAGGATCACCAACAGGCAGTTTATCCAAATCTATTTTTCCTCCGGTAGCTTCCACCAATTCGCTCAGACAGTTGAGGTGACCCCCGGCACCGTGATCATGTATAGAGACAATAGGATTTATCTCACTTTCAACCATTCCACGCACGGCATTGGCGGCTCTTTTTTGCATTTCGGGATTGGAACGCTGAATAGCATTCAACTCGATTCCGCTAGAAAACTCTCCTGTATCTGCCGAAGAAACAGCAGCACCTCCCATACCAATACGGTAGTTTTCACCTCCTAATATCACTACTTTATCTCCTACAGATGGGATGTCTTTTATGGCTTGATCTGCCTTCCCGTAACCTATACCTCCTGCAAGCATAATCACCTTGTCGAATCCAAGTTTACGTGCTTCTTCGGTATGTTCGAAAGTAAGTACCGAACCTGCGATTAAGGGTTGGCCAAATTTATTCCCGAAATCGGATGCCCCGTTACTGGCTTTTATTAAAATATCGAGTGGGGTTTGGTATAACCAATCCCGTGCTTCCATGGCTTTTTCCCAAGATCTGCCATGAGCGGAGTCTTTCAGTCTCGAGTAGGAAGTCATATATACGGCTGTTCCTGCCAGAGGCAATGAACCTTTACCACCTGCCAAACGGTCTCTTATTTCCCCTCCGCTTCCTGTTGCAGCCCCGTTAAATGGTTCGACGGTAGTTGGAAAGTTATGTGTTTCGGCTTTGATAGAAATTACACTATCAAACGCTGATTCCTGGTAGAAATCCGGTTTATCCGGACTTTTAGGTGCAAACTGAATCGCTTTCGGACCTTTAACAAAGGCAACATTGTCCTTATAAGCCGAAACAATATCGTTGGGATTTTCCAGCGATGTTTTTTTAATGAGTTTGAACAGGGAGGAGGGCATTTCCTTACCGTCTATTTCAAAAACTCCATTGAATATTTTATGACGACAATGTTCGCTGTTTACCTGACTGAAACCGAACACCTCACTATCTGTTAGTTTTCGATTTATTTTTTTGGAAAGATTTTCGAGATAGGTAATTTCTTCTGCATTTAAAGCCAAACCTTCCTGTTGGTTGTACAATGCTATATCGTCGATTTCTAAAATGGCTTCGGGCTGAATGTGCACTTTAAAAATCTCCTGATCCAACTTGCTGAACTTCTGAGACAGCATAGGGTCAAAATCGGTAAAATTTTCAGAAATCTTGTTAAATTCTTCTATTCGAATAATACCTTTAACACCCATGTTCTGGGTAATTTCAACGGCATTAGTACTCCATGGACTCACCATCGCCGCACGTGGGCCAACAAAAAAATCCGCCAACGCGGATTTATCGATTCTGGGTTGGTTGCCAAATAACCATTGTAGTTTTTCCGTGTCGGTTTGTGAAAGTTCGCCGGAAGTTTGGACAGCAAAAACGATGTTTTTTACGTCTCCAAAAAAGTGAATCATCTTAGTAGAATTTGAGTGAATTTTTTACAACCTAACCACCTCGTTAAGTCGCCACAAAGGTAACTATTTTAGAATAATTTTTGAACTAAAAAAGGAGTGATTTTTTAAACTGAAATTAGGAGCTAATCGATTGAAAAGAGCAATGTTATTTTCAAAATAATAGCTTATCTTGTCTGCCCATTTAACGATAATAACCATAAACTTAAAATTATGAAACCAAAAAATATAATAGCAGTCCTGCTACTAATTTTTAGTATGGGACTTTTTGCACAAGAAGCTTCGGGGCCTACCGAGGTGATTGTAGGAACTTTTATTGGAAAAACGATTCCTTTAAGAGATTACGCAACTCAACAAATTAATGAAAACATTGGAATAAAAGAAATAAAAATTGTTCCTAATAAGTCCAGATATAACGCACAGGTGAATATGGATGCGCTTCCTAATGGTATCGACACAAATGTACAAAGAGAAGCAGGAGGAATTTCAAGCTTCCCATTGGAGCAAAACTTTATCGGTTTTGATAATACAGGTTTTACGCCACCGGATCCCACAGGAGCTGTTGGACCCAATCACTATGTACACTCTGTAAACTCAAGTGTAAAGATATTTGATAAAACCGGCAACCTACTTGTAGGACCTGTTGCCTTAGGAACTTTTTTAGGAATTCCTTCAAATGCGGGTGACCCCATTGTTTTATACGATCAATTAGCAGATAGGTATTTTGTTAGTGAATTTGGCTCATTATCCAATTCTCTGGCGATTGGAGTATCAGATACAAACGATCCAACAGGAGCTTATAATGTGTATCAATTTGCATTGGATGCCTTTCCAGACTACCCTCACTACAGCGTTTGGCCGGACGGTTATTATTTAACTGCAAATAAGGGAGGCACCAATAAGGTATATGCAATAGAGCGTGATGTAATACTTGCCGGTGGGGCCGGACCACAAATTGTCGGTTTCCCATTACCCGGATCGGTACAAAATACAAATACGGTGTATAGCCCCGAGCCGGCTAATTTATTGGGAACAACAATCTCTGCAAATACGCCCGGATATATTGTATACCTTCAGGATGATGGATGGGCCGGTGTTGCCTTCGACCATTTAAAAGTTTGGGAGATAGATGTAGATTGGTCCGTAATTGGAAATTCCACCATCTCGGCTCCTTTAGTGATTCCAACAGATCCGTTCAACTCGGTTTTTGCTCCTTTTGGAACGGGGGATGTAGCCCAGCCTGGAACCGCACAAAAGATAGATATGATAGGGGGTGTAATTTCCTTCGCCACTAATTACAGAGGCTTCGGTTCGCATAACTCTATGATTGTGACTTTTAATACAGATATTGACGGGAATGATACTTCGGGAATTCGTTGGATTGAATTGAGAAATGACGGTATTCTTCCATGGTCAATTCACCAGGAAGGAACCTATGCACCCGCCGATGGACATAGTCGTTTTATGGGAAGTGCCGCAATGGATGCAGCCGGAAATATCGGACTTGGATTCAACATTGCAAGTGCAACACTGCCTGCCGGAATTAGGTACACGGGGCGTTTCGATGGAGATCCCTTAGGAATGATGACTGTTGCAGAGACAACCATCGTCAACGGTGTTGGAGTACAAACTTTTTCGAACCGATTTGGAGATTATTCTCATCTAACCATGGATCCCAATAACTTTACATTCTGGCATACCGCAGAGTATTTTTCTGCGACAAATCAATGGAGAACACAGGTGGCTTCCTTTTCCCTAAGTGGAGGTTTTACGGCCGACGTAGGGGTTAGTAATATTGTACAGCCTACCAACGGGATATTAAGCAATGCCGAAACTGTTGAGGTAAGTATTCGTAATTTTGGTACAGCCGCACAATCCAATATCCCTCTGGAACTTAGAGTGGATGGAAATTTAGTTGCTTCGGAAGTTTTTGCGGGAACCATTAATGGAAATTCTGCGCAAAATTATACGTTCACACAAACTGTCGATTTATCAACGTCTGGACAAACCTATGCTATTGAAGCCAGAACTAACTTGGTCGGAGACCAATTTGCCACAAACGATCCTTTTACTAAAAATGTGACGCACTTGCTGGCAAATGATGTGGGAGTACTTGAAATTACATCTCCTGTTTCAGGATCAGGTTTAAGCAATGCAGAAACGGTATCGGTAACAATCAAAAATTTCGGAGCCGCTACACAATCCAATGTCAGCGTGGTATATACCATAAATGGAGGAGCCGATGTTGTTGAAACATTTGTTGGACCCATCGCATCGGAACAAGAAGTTACCTATAATTTTACACAAACTGCAGATTTATCGGCTCTAGGGACATACAATATTCATTCTAATACTTCGCTAGCCGGGGATATGGATAGTTCAAATGATGAAGCAATTGCAGTGGTCGAGAATATTTTATGTCAGCCTAACCTCGATTGTTCTTTTGGTGATGGATTCCAATTGGTTTCGATTGCCGAGATAAACAATCCGTCAGGTTGTGAAGGGTATGGAGATTTTACAGCTCAAATCGCAAACCTAGATGAAGGAACTCACGATATCACCTTTACAACAGGATATGGCGATCAACATGTAAAAGTCTGGATCGATTTTAATGACGATTCAATTTTTACAAATGATGAAGTTGTGGTGCCTAATTTTATAATAGCACCCGGGCAGGCGGGAGGTTCATACACTGAGACCGTTACCTTAACCATTCCTGTGGGTGCAACAGTGGGAGCACATAGAATGAGAGCCAAATCCAACTGGCAAGCTCCGGTGCCGATAGATGCATGCGAAGTTACTGCTTATGGAGAGACAGAAGATTATACGGCCAATATTGGAACTCTTGGAATTGCAGATTTTGAAATTATTAATTCCGAAATAATAATTACTTCTATTGGAGAAAACATTTTTGATGTATCCTTTAGGTCTGACTTCGACGGAATTGCCTTTGCAGCGGTTTACAATATGTTGGGACAGCAGCTGGGAGTTAAACTTCTAGATAAAGAAGGAGATGCTTTTAAAGTTAGAATCAATATGTCTCAAGCTGCTAGTGGAATTTATTTAATTAGAGTGGGTGGTAAGGATACCAAATCCTTTAAAACAGCTCGAATTATCGTAAAATAATTTTTTTAATAAAAACTTAAAAGAGCGGTTAAAGACCGCTCTTTTTTTTCTTCGTTTTTTTATCATTTTCACTAAGCACAATTGTACTTTAATAGAATTACCCTGGATTCATATTAAAATTTTAAAAAATAATTGAGTAACTACCGTCTATCCTACCGTGTTTGTGGGGTTTTGTTTCCAAATAATACCTTATATTGCTAACTTATTCATTTAAAAAAAAACTAACCGATGAAATTAAAGAATTTACCTATGGCATTGGCGTTGATTCTGGGAGCATGTCTTTTTGCTCAAGAATCATTTCCGCCCACTGAAATTATTACAGGAACCTATATTGGGAAAACTGTGAGAATGGATGAATTTACAGCTCCAATCGAAGTGAGCACCACTATTGTTCCAACGATGGTTATAGACCAACAGGTTGTAATGGGCAATGGGGTTGTAAATCCAACAACCACAATTATCCAAAATCTTCAAACCGAACCGGGCCAAATTGCCAGTTTTCCTTTATTGCAAAATTTTATAGGTGCGTCACAGTCCGAATCTAGTTTTTTTCCTCCCGATCCTACAGGAGCGGCAGGTCCAAATCACTATGTACATTCGGTAAATTCGCTGGTTAAAATTTTTGATAAAGCAGGAACACTCTTAGTAGGTCCGGTGAATCTATCAACTTTTTTAGGAATACCCTCCAATAACGGGGATCCAATCGTGTTATACGATCAATTGGCCGATCGTTGGGTGGTGAGTGAGTTTGGCTCTCTAGGCGCCGACCTCGGTTTAGCTATAGGAGTTTCCGAAACAAATGACCCGGCCGGAGCTTATAACGTTTATCAATATGCCTTTTCCGGATTTCCGGATTATCCGCACTACGGTGTTTGGCATGATGGTTATTACGGTACTGTTAACTTGGATGGTTCCACAACTCAAGGTTTTGTTATGGAGCGAGATGAGATGCTAAATGGGGGTGCTGCTCCACAGATTCTAATCTTTAATCTTCCGGGTGTAATAGTAAATCCGAACCAGGTGAAAAGTCCTGAGCCGGCTAACCTCTTAGGGACTACAATCGATACCAATACACCGGGATATATCACCTATCTTCAGGATGATGGTTGGTCTGCAGCTATTACCTTCGATCACCTAAAAGTTTGGGAGATAGATGTTGATTGGGGAAATACTGCCAATTCAACAATTTCTGCTCCGTTGGAAATCGCAACAGGTCCTTTCGATGCAGGCGAGTTATTCGGAAATGGAAACGGCGCTTTAAGACAACCCGGAACCAGTCAGAGATTGGCAGGTCATGGAGGTATCATTTCTTTTGCTGCCAATTACAGAAGTTTCGGAACGCATAATTCCTGGCTCATTACTTTCAATACTTTTATCGATCCTAGCGAAACAGGAGGAATACGTTGGATCGAATTACGTAATAACGGAGCAAACGCATGGAGTATTTTCCAAGAAGGGACATACTCAATTGCAGATGGACATAGTCGATTAATGAGTAGTGCTGCTATGGATATTGAAGGAAATATCGCCTTGGCTTATACAACCGGAAGTACAACGCTGGCACCATCATTAAGATATACAGGTCGTTTCGACGGAGATCCGCTTGGAACAATGACAGTGGCCGAAACTACTATTTTTGACGGACCCGGGGTAAGAACGAATTCAAACAGATATGGAGATTATTCTCATATGACAATGGATCCTGACGATTTAACTTTTTGGTATACAGGAGATTATTTTTCATCCAACAACCAATGGAGAACTCGTATTGCAGCTCTCAGAATTTTAGGCTTCATTACAAACGATGTAGGCGTGAATGCGATTAATGATCCATCTAATGGAATATTAACCAATGCTGAAACTGTAGAAATTCGTATTAAAAATTTTAGTGCAAATCCAATTTCAAATATTCCGGTGGAACTTAGGGTAAATGGAAATCTTGTTGCCACCGAAACTTTTAACGGTACCATTAATTCTAACGACACGGCTATCTTTCAATTTGCACAAACTGTAAATTTATCTACTGCCGGACAAACGTATACCATCGAAGCAAAAACAATTTTGGCAGGAGATGGGTATGTACCTAATAACGCCTTTACAAAGGAAGTCACACATTTGTTTAATAACGATGTTGGGGTTTTGGCAATAACAGCGCCTTCAACTTCAAGTGAATTGGGAGATGAAACAGTTTCAGTACGAGTTAAGAACTTTGGGGCAGTTACCCAATCCGGATTCAATGTTCAGTATTCCGTAGACGGTGGTACGCCTGTTGTTCAGGCATTTCCCGGCTCAATAGCTTCTGAACAAATAGTGAATTTTAGTTTTACACAAACAGCCGATTTAAGTGCTGTTGGGTCCTATACCATTACTTCCGGGACAACTTTGTCGGGCGATCAACAAGCCTCAAACAATGAAGTTACTAAGATTGTAGAGAATTTATTATGTAACCCGGTTTCAGATTGTTCAGTAGGACATGGATTTAGATTATTTGAAGTAGGTGGAATTAATAACCCTTCCGGATGTGAAGGCTTTGGAGATTTCACAAACCTAATAGCCGTTTTAGATCCTGATAGCACAAATTCTTTAACCGTTACTTCTGAATATGGAAATCAGCATATGAGTGTCTGGATAGATTATAATGATGATTTAGAATTCACTGCAGATGAACTTGCTGTGGATAATTATCAATTCGCAACCGGACAAGGCTCTGGTACCTACACCGAAACTATGGATTTGGTAGTTCCTGCCAACGCGGCTTTAGGAGAGCATAGAATGCGAGCTAGAGCGAGTGGTACGGGTCCTATTCCTGCCGATGCTTGCGCTGATGTTTTATTTGGAGAAACCGAAGACTATTCAGTCAATATTGGAGATTTAGGAGTAAATGATGTATTGATTAATAATTCTAATTTGATTGTTGTTACAAATAAGAATAATCAGTTTGATGTAATATTAAATACAGATTTTGAAGATGGTGTGTATATGGGAGTTTATAACGTCGTAGGACAGGTAGTTGGATTTAATAAAAGAGTACCTCGTATTGATGGTGCATACAGGATGAATCTGGATATGACAAAAGCTGCGAGTGGTGTTTACATTATAAAAATGGGAGGACAAGCAACTTCAACATTTAAAACAGCTCGAATTATCGTAAAATAATTCAATTATTTATTTAAAAGATAAAGAGCGGCTATTTGCCGCTCTTTTTATTTTGTGCGAGGCTAATTATTCTGCTTCTTTTTTCTTAAGCAAGGCCATATAAAATCCATCATAACCCGATTCACTTGGCCAAACTTTTTTATCTTTTGTCAAGGTAAAATCTTTCCCCGCCTCCCGCTTTAAAAAAGCTTTTACTTGCTTGTCATTTTCGGAAGGTAAAATAGAACAGGTTGCATACACCAAATCACCACCAGGTTTTACCATTCTGGAATACGAATCCAACAACTCTGCCTGAGTTGCTTTTACTTTTTCAAGAAAATCGGATTGTGCTTTCCACTTCGTATCGGGATTGCGTTTTAATACGCCAAGACCCGAGCACGGGGCATCAATTAAAACCTTGTCGGCCTTTTCTATTAATTTTTTAATCACCTTAGTGGAATCTATTAGCCGTGTTTCGATATTAAATGCGCCGTTGCGTTTGGCTCTGCGTTTTAATTCGTTTAGTTTATTCTCGTAAATATCTAAGGAAATAACCTGTCCCTTGTTCTCCATAAGGGATGCGATATGCAGACTTTTACCTCCCGCACCGGCACAGGCGTCTATTACACGCATCCCGGGTTTAGGATCTAATAGCTGTGCTACAAGTTGTGAAGAGGCATCCTGTACTTCGAACCAGCCATTTTTGAAAGCTTCGGAAGTAAAGACATTTGCACGTTCCTTTAGTTGTAAAGCATGAGGTACACCGCTAATTGGTTCGGTTTCAATTTCAAGATCTGCCAGATGGTCTTTTACCTGCTGCAATGTCGCTTTTAATGGATTTACGCGTAGGACAACTGCTGCCAACTGATTTAGTGCCGCAATTTCCCCATCCCAGCGTTTTCCAAGCTCCTTTTCACCCAATTCATCCATCCAATCGGGGATAGATTCACGGTATTTTCTAATTTTTGAAAGCTCGTCGAATTTTCCCTTAATTCTTCGCACGGGAGTATCTTCCAATTGTTTCCAATCGGGGAGTTTTATACCGTTAAGTGTAGCCCATACGGTAAACAGACGAAAGAGATTGGGTCTGTCAAAAGGCTCTTTTACTTCAGCAATTTCAGCATAGAGACGCTTCCATCTCACTATATCATAGGTGGTTTCGGCAATAAAACCACGATCACGGGCACCCCATCGCTTATCGCGCTTTATGGTTCCTTTGAGGACTTTGTCTGCTTGTTTCTTTTGGTTAAAAATTAAGTCAAGAGAATCTATGGTTGCAAAAACTAAATTTCGATGTAATTTCATAAAGCATTAAATTGAAAACACTCCCTGTAATAACTTGGGAATGAAAGCTGCAAAGGTATCACAAACACAATGAATAGTTTTGATTACTTTTGACAAAATTTTTTCCAATGCGTATACTACTTTCTTTTCTAATAGCATCTTTACTCATTGCCTGTGGAAATCCTACAGCTCCCGAATTCACTCACCTTGAGATTAAACCTGTGTTTACAGACAGTTTAAGTATTCGAGCCATTGCTCCCTTAGATGAAAATAGGGTGTGGTTTGCCGCAAACAAAGGTATGGTTGGGCTTATTGATAAGGAAACTCCCAAATTAGCGGCTTTTAAATACGGCGATTCATTGTTGCAGTTCAGAGCCATTGCCACTACCAAAAATACAGTGTTTGTATTAAGTGTAGCCAATCCCGGCGTATTGTATAAAATTGGTTTCGATTCTAACGAAGCAACAGCAGTAGAAGAAGTTTATGTAGAAAAAGGA
This genomic stretch from Ulvibacter sp. MAR_2010_11 harbors:
- a CDS encoding RsmB/NOP family class I SAM-dependent RNA methyltransferase — encoded protein: MKLHRNLVFATIDSLDLIFNQKKQADKVLKGTIKRDKRWGARDRGFIAETTYDIVRWKRLYAEIAEVKEPFDRPNLFRLFTVWATLNGIKLPDWKQLEDTPVRRIKGKFDELSKIRKYRESIPDWMDELGEKELGKRWDGEIAALNQLAAVVLRVNPLKATLQQVKDHLADLEIETEPISGVPHALQLKERANVFTSEAFKNGWFEVQDASSQLVAQLLDPKPGMRVIDACAGAGGKSLHIASLMENKGQVISLDIYENKLNELKRRAKRNGAFNIETRLIDSTKVIKKLIEKADKVLIDAPCSGLGVLKRNPDTKWKAQSDFLEKVKATQAELLDSYSRMVKPGGDLVYATCSILPSENDKQVKAFLKREAGKDFTLTKDKKVWPSESGYDGFYMALLKKKEAE
- the purL gene encoding phosphoribosylformylglycinamidine synthase, with translation MIHFFGDVKNIVFAVQTSGELSQTDTEKLQWLFGNQPRIDKSALADFFVGPRAAMVSPWSTNAVEITQNMGVKGIIRIEEFNKISENFTDFDPMLSQKFSKLDQEIFKVHIQPEAILEIDDIALYNQQEGLALNAEEITYLENLSKKINRKLTDSEVFGFSQVNSEHCRHKIFNGVFEIDGKEMPSSLFKLIKKTSLENPNDIVSAYKDNVAFVKGPKAIQFAPKSPDKPDFYQESAFDSVISIKAETHNFPTTVEPFNGAATGSGGEIRDRLAGGKGSLPLAGTAVYMTSYSRLKDSAHGRSWEKAMEARDWLYQTPLDILIKASNGASDFGNKFGQPLIAGSVLTFEHTEEARKLGFDKVIMLAGGIGYGKADQAIKDIPSVGDKVVILGGENYRIGMGGAAVSSADTGEFSSGIELNAIQRSNPEMQKRAANAVRGMVESEINPIVSIHDHGAGGHLNCLSELVEATGGKIDLDKLPVGDPTLSAKEIIGNESQERMGLVIGSENIDKLRRVADRERSPMYEVGDVTGDNRFCFESSTTGAKPMDFALEDMFGSSPKTILKDSTITRNYHNARYDIGQLKYYLTQVLQLEAVACKDWLTNKVDRCVTGRVAKQQCAGTLQLPLNNCGVMALDYKGKEGVATSIGHSPISALVDPVAGSRNSITEALTNIVWAPLEKGLKSVSLSANWMWPCNNEGEDARLYEAVKGVSDFAIDLGINVPTGKDSLSMKQKYKNEEVISPGTVIISAAGHCNDIKKVVEPVLQKNGGSIYYINISQDDFKLGGSSFGQVLNAVGSDVPTVKSAAYVKTVFNTLQHLITKEHILAGHDVASGGLITTLLEMCFADKNLGANLNLSALGEEDLIKVLFSENCAVVIQASEDATVEASLSEKNIAFVKIGTVTESETLQLKHLQQDLSFSIPELRDVWYTTSYLLDKKQSGEQKAKERFSNYKNQPLQYTFPEVFTGKLPVIERNQNDASAPLSVQRPKAAIIREKGSNSEREMANAMYLAGFDVKDVHMTDLIEGRETLEDIKFIATVGGFSNSDVLGSAKGWAGAFLYNEKANKALKNFFAKEDTLSLGVCNGCQLFVELELLTPEHEQKPKMLHNETGKFECHFTSVKIQKNNSVMLSSLEGSTLGIWAAHGEGKFSFPLSEENYHIVGKYGYNAFPANPNGSDFNTAMMCDATGRHLVMMPHLERSTFPWNWPHYPKDRNDEVSPWLEAFVNARKWLEKQ
- a CDS encoding GEVED domain-containing protein, translated to MKPKNIIAVLLLIFSMGLFAQEASGPTEVIVGTFIGKTIPLRDYATQQINENIGIKEIKIVPNKSRYNAQVNMDALPNGIDTNVQREAGGISSFPLEQNFIGFDNTGFTPPDPTGAVGPNHYVHSVNSSVKIFDKTGNLLVGPVALGTFLGIPSNAGDPIVLYDQLADRYFVSEFGSLSNSLAIGVSDTNDPTGAYNVYQFALDAFPDYPHYSVWPDGYYLTANKGGTNKVYAIERDVILAGGAGPQIVGFPLPGSVQNTNTVYSPEPANLLGTTISANTPGYIVYLQDDGWAGVAFDHLKVWEIDVDWSVIGNSTISAPLVIPTDPFNSVFAPFGTGDVAQPGTAQKIDMIGGVISFATNYRGFGSHNSMIVTFNTDIDGNDTSGIRWIELRNDGILPWSIHQEGTYAPADGHSRFMGSAAMDAAGNIGLGFNIASATLPAGIRYTGRFDGDPLGMMTVAETTIVNGVGVQTFSNRFGDYSHLTMDPNNFTFWHTAEYFSATNQWRTQVASFSLSGGFTADVGVSNIVQPTNGILSNAETVEVSIRNFGTAAQSNIPLELRVDGNLVASEVFAGTINGNSAQNYTFTQTVDLSTSGQTYAIEARTNLVGDQFATNDPFTKNVTHLLANDVGVLEITSPVSGSGLSNAETVSVTIKNFGAATQSNVSVVYTINGGADVVETFVGPIASEQEVTYNFTQTADLSALGTYNIHSNTSLAGDMDSSNDEAIAVVENILCQPNLDCSFGDGFQLVSIAEINNPSGCEGYGDFTAQIANLDEGTHDITFTTGYGDQHVKVWIDFNDDSIFTNDEVVVPNFIIAPGQAGGSYTETVTLTIPVGATVGAHRMRAKSNWQAPVPIDACEVTAYGETEDYTANIGTLGIADFEIINSEIIITSIGENIFDVSFRSDFDGIAFAAVYNMLGQQLGVKLLDKEGDAFKVRINMSQAASGIYLIRVGGKDTKSFKTARIIVK
- a CDS encoding GEVED domain-containing protein, producing the protein MKLKNLPMALALILGACLFAQESFPPTEIITGTYIGKTVRMDEFTAPIEVSTTIVPTMVIDQQVVMGNGVVNPTTTIIQNLQTEPGQIASFPLLQNFIGASQSESSFFPPDPTGAAGPNHYVHSVNSLVKIFDKAGTLLVGPVNLSTFLGIPSNNGDPIVLYDQLADRWVVSEFGSLGADLGLAIGVSETNDPAGAYNVYQYAFSGFPDYPHYGVWHDGYYGTVNLDGSTTQGFVMERDEMLNGGAAPQILIFNLPGVIVNPNQVKSPEPANLLGTTIDTNTPGYITYLQDDGWSAAITFDHLKVWEIDVDWGNTANSTISAPLEIATGPFDAGELFGNGNGALRQPGTSQRLAGHGGIISFAANYRSFGTHNSWLITFNTFIDPSETGGIRWIELRNNGANAWSIFQEGTYSIADGHSRLMSSAAMDIEGNIALAYTTGSTTLAPSLRYTGRFDGDPLGTMTVAETTIFDGPGVRTNSNRYGDYSHMTMDPDDLTFWYTGDYFSSNNQWRTRIAALRILGFITNDVGVNAINDPSNGILTNAETVEIRIKNFSANPISNIPVELRVNGNLVATETFNGTINSNDTAIFQFAQTVNLSTAGQTYTIEAKTILAGDGYVPNNAFTKEVTHLFNNDVGVLAITAPSTSSELGDETVSVRVKNFGAVTQSGFNVQYSVDGGTPVVQAFPGSIASEQIVNFSFTQTADLSAVGSYTITSGTTLSGDQQASNNEVTKIVENLLCNPVSDCSVGHGFRLFEVGGINNPSGCEGFGDFTNLIAVLDPDSTNSLTVTSEYGNQHMSVWIDYNDDLEFTADELAVDNYQFATGQGSGTYTETMDLVVPANAALGEHRMRARASGTGPIPADACADVLFGETEDYSVNIGDLGVNDVLINNSNLIVVTNKNNQFDVILNTDFEDGVYMGVYNVVGQVVGFNKRVPRIDGAYRMNLDMTKAASGVYIIKMGGQATSTFKTARIIVK